From a region of the Xyrauchen texanus isolate HMW12.3.18 chromosome 47, RBS_HiC_50CHRs, whole genome shotgun sequence genome:
- the msgn1 gene encoding mesogenin-1 translates to MDNLREGLAQMDSAVEIDVTTARMLSQWNWSGEERTFGDCSASSPESSFDSMCSSPEMRSSPGERRTYGPKHTLVCEQQKPKVKMSMKRRMKASEREKLRMRSLAEALHQLRDYLPPVYSRRGQPLTKIQTLKYTIQYIKELSSILDQD, encoded by the coding sequence ATGGATAACCTGAGAGAGGGCTTGGCACAGATGGACTCTGCTGTGGAAATCGATGTGACCACGGCGAGGATGTTGTCCCAGTGGAACTGGAGCGGAGAGGAGAGGACGTTTGGAGACTGCAGCGCGTCCTCACCGGAGTCCTCTTTTGATTCCATGTGCTCCTCACCGGAGATGCGCTCCAGTCCCGGTGAACGCCGCACATACGGACCCAAACACACCCTCGTCTGTGAGCAGCAGAAGCCCAAAGTGAAGATGAGTATGAAGAGACGGATGAAGGCGAGTGAGAGGGAGAAGCTCCGCATGAGGAGTCTGGCGGAGGCGCTGCATCAGCTCCGGGATTACCTGCCGCCGGTGTACAGCCGCAGAGGACAACCGCTCACCAAGATCCAGACCCTCAAATACACCATCCAGTACATCAAAGAACTCTCTAGCATCCTCGACCAAGACTAA